In Synergistaceae bacterium, a single window of DNA contains:
- a CDS encoding amidohydrolase family protein: protein VYTEKKKLPNTRMGNAALMRQALVDAQNYRSRQEQARSKGEASERDLAHEALLPVLDGDVPLCVHAHRCDDIATAVRIAKEFSLRYTIEHCTEGHLIAPFLAENRVMAAVGPSLTSAPKLELRNKTWDTPVALWKAGVHFCIITDHPVIPIEHLSVCLSLAVRAGLPRDVALRAVTMSAAEHLGLEDRIGSVEKGKEADLVVWDGDPLDARSKALVTFVNGEIAHSLI, encoded by the coding sequence GGTCTACACGGAGAAGAAGAAGCTGCCAAACACGAGGATGGGGAACGCCGCGCTGATGCGCCAGGCGCTCGTGGATGCGCAGAACTACAGGAGCAGGCAGGAGCAGGCTAGGTCGAAGGGAGAGGCGAGCGAGCGGGACCTCGCTCACGAGGCGCTTCTGCCGGTGCTTGACGGGGATGTCCCCCTCTGCGTTCACGCGCACCGCTGCGACGACATAGCGACGGCCGTCAGGATAGCGAAGGAGTTCTCACTTCGCTACACGATCGAGCACTGCACCGAGGGGCACCTGATAGCGCCCTTCCTTGCGGAGAACAGAGTCATGGCCGCGGTTGGACCATCACTCACCAGCGCACCCAAGCTGGAGCTTCGCAACAAGACGTGGGACACTCCCGTGGCTCTGTGGAAGGCGGGGGTTCACTTCTGCATCATAACCGACCACCCGGTGATCCCGATAGAGCACCTGTCCGTCTGCCTCTCCCTCGCGGTGCGCGCCGGGCTTCCGCGCGACGTCGCCCTGCGGGCGGTTACCATGTCGGCGGCAGAGCATCTTGGCCTTGAGGACAGGATCGGATCCGTTGAGAAGGGAAAGGAAGCCGACCTGGTGGTATGGGACGGGGATCCGCTTGACGCACGCAGCAAGGCGCTGGTCACCTTCGTGAACGGTGAGATTGCTCACTCGCTGATCTGA